The proteins below are encoded in one region of Helianthus annuus cultivar XRQ/B chromosome 2, HanXRQr2.0-SUNRISE, whole genome shotgun sequence:
- the LOC110886815 gene encoding hydroxyproline O-galactosyltransferase GALT3: MKKWTGGVLIIGLTCVLLFSYSFIQQKQPQKQSAYQFFHPDDDKIANFSKPVGEKLETLTIKPHLVDVDGLDYLFNSTHTLKREELKPLLAWGQMRLLLSRSDSLPETAQGIKEAAAAWKVLKSEIDETRVSKFDHSTMDKNCSFSVSAVNGSSLVASNDTVILAIPCGLIVDSSVTLIAIPDGNQDGFQIEFVGSQGKDETDPPVVLHYNVVLPGDNFTKEPVIVQNTWTYESGWGKEERCPNHGSSNNVKVDGLVKCNEQLTRTSTEEKSNVSDHNHMGSNFPFSDGSLFAATIWAGKEGFYATINGRHETSFAYREKLEPWLVSGVRVKGGLRIISTLATGLPVSEDIDMVMNVESLKAPLIPKQSKRLLLLIGVFSSGNNFKRRMALRRSWMQYDAVRSGVVAVRFFIGLHKNKQVNYELWKEAQAYEDVQLMPFVDYYSLLTLKTIAICIMGTKILPAKYIMKTDDDAFVRVDEILASLKTKNPDGLLYGQVSLDSKPQRDKDNKWYISTEEWPEDSYPPWAHGPGYVISRDIAKFIVQGHQQRNLKLFKLEDVAVGIWIQQFKKQIREVQYVNDERFHNSGCEPNYILAHYQNPRMVLCLWEKLQKEHKPDCCD; the protein is encoded by the exons ATGAAGAAGTGGACTGGAGGTGTATTAATCATAGGGCTTACTTGTGTTTTGCTTTTTAGCTATAGCTTTATACAACAAAAACAACCACAAAAGCAATCTGCATATCAATTCTTTCATCCCGATGACGACAAAATCGCCAATTTTAGTAAACCCGTAGGAGAAAAGTTAGAAACTTTAACTATTAAACCGCACCTAGTTGATGTCGATGGACTCGATTACCTGTTTAACTCGACTCACACGCTTAAACGAGAGGAATTAAAGCCATTGTTGGCGTGGGGGCAAATGCGTCTTTTACTGTCGAGATCCGATTCTCTGCCCGAAACAGCTCAAGGAATTAAGGAAGCTGCTGCGGCATGGAAAGTGCTAAAATCTGAAATTGATGAAACGCGAGTGTCTAAATTCGATCATAGTACAATGGATAAGAATTGTAGTTTTTCGGTTAGTGCCGTGAATGGTAGTAGTTTGGTTGCTAGCAATGATACGGTTATTCTTGCGATACCTTGCGGGCTTATTGTGGATTCTTCGGTTACGCTTATTGCTATCCCTGATGGGAATCAAGATGGGTTTCAAATAGAGTTTGTGGGGTCACAAGGCAAAGATGAGACGGACCCACCTGTCGTTTTGCATTACAATGTGGTTTTACCGGGAGATAACTTCACAAAGGAGCCGGTTATTGTTCAAAATACGTGGACGTATGAGTCTGGATGGGGCAAAGAGGAAAGATGCCCCAATCACGGGTCTTCAAACAATGTAAAAG TTGACGGGCTTGTAAAATGCAACGAGCAACTTACTAGAACCTCAACGGAAGAAAAATCGAACGTTTCAGATCATAATCACATGGGTTCAAACTTTCCATTTTCGGATGGAAGTTTGTTCGCTGCAACAATTTGGGCAGGTAAAGAGGGATTTTATGCAACCATAAATGGAAGGCATGAAACATCTTTCGCGTATAGAGAG AAACTTGAACCATGGTTGGTGAGCGGGGTGAGAGTGAAAGGCGGCTTGCGTATCATATCCACATTAGCTACAGGCTTGCCAGTGTCGGAAGACATTGACATGGTTATGAATGTTGAATCCCTCAAAGCTCCATTGATACCTAAACAAAGCAAGAGGCTCTTACTACTCATCGGGGTTTTCTCTTCTGGAAATAATTTTAAGCGCCGTATGGCTTTGAGGAGATCTTGGATGCAATATGATGCCGTTCGTTCCGGGGTGGTTGCTGTCCGTTTTTTTATTGGTCTT CACAAGAACAAGCAAGTTAACTATGAGTTGTGGAAAGAAGCCCAAGCTTATGAAGATGTTCAGTTGATGCCTTTTGTAGATTACTATAGTCTACTAACTTTGAAGACCATTGCAATATGCATTATGGGG ACGAAGATCTTGCCTGCAAAATACATAATGAAAACCGACGATGATGCTTTTGTGAGAGTGGATGAAATCCTTGCTAGCCTCAAGACCAAGAATCCCGACGGGCTCTTGTACGGTCAAGTATCCCTCGACTCTAAACCACAACGGGACAAAGACAACAAATGGTATATTAGTACAGAG GAATGGCCAGAAGATTCATACCCACCATGGGCACACGGTCCAGGTTACGTGATTTCCCGAGATATCGCGAAGTTTATTGTCCAAGGTCATCAACAAAGAAATTTGAAG CTTTTCAAACTAGAAGATGTTGCTGTGGGGATTTGGATCCAACAGTTCAAGAAACAGATTCGTGAAGTTCAATACGTAAACGATGAGAGGTTTCACAACTCCGGGTGTGAGCCAAATTACATACTTGCCCATTACCAGAATCCGAGAATGGTTTTGTGTTTGTGGGAAAAGTTGCAGAAAGAACATAAGCCTGATTGCTGTGATTGA